In the Nicotiana tabacum cultivar K326 chromosome 16, ASM71507v2, whole genome shotgun sequence genome, one interval contains:
- the LOC107826234 gene encoding putative galacturonosyltransferase-like 9, with translation MNLFHSVTGLFCLLILGVFPFGCIAIRPVNSDRLFGFTEAPDYRNGAACPVTEQAETMSYCDPSLIHVAMTLDSEYLRGSMAAVHSVLRHASCPEHVFFHFISAEFDPESNPRVLTRLVRSIFPSLNFQVYVFREDGVLSLISSSIRLALENPLNYARNYLGDILDPCVNRVIYLDSDVILVDDVHKLWNVQLTGSRVIGAPEYCHANFTKYFTDSFWFDPILPRVFGSRNPCYFNTGVMVMDLEKWREGNYRMKIESWMKLQKRTRIYELGSLPPFLLVFGGNVEPIDHKWNQHGLGGDNVKGSCRSLHPGPVSLLHWSGKGKPWVRLDEKKPCPLDYLWEPYDLYKPISRTK, from the coding sequence ATGAATTTGTTTCATTCAGTCACAGGACTTTTTTGCCTCTTGATTCTTGGCGTTTTTCCTTTTGGGTGTATTGCGATTCGTCCAGTTAACAGTGACAGATTGTTCGGATTTACAGAGGCACCGGATTACAGGAATGGAGCGGCTTGTCCAGTAACGGAACAAGCTGAAACGATGTCGTATTGCGACCCGTCTTTGATTCACGTAGCGATGACGCTTGACTCGGAGTACCTACGAGGATCAATGGCGGCTGTACACTCAGTCCTCCGCCACGCGTCGTGTCCAGAGCACGTGTTCTTCCACTTCATATCAGCTGAATTCGATCCGGAATCCAACCCGCGGGTCCTGACCCGACTCGTGAGATCCATCTTCCCTTCTCTCAACTTTCAAGTGTACGTTTTCAGAGAAGACGGTGTATTAAGTCTCATCTCATCTTCGATCCGACTTGCACTCGAAAACCCGTTAAACTACGCCCGGAATTACCTGGGTGATATACTTGACCCGTGTGTGAACCGGGTCATTTATTTAGATTCCGATGTAATCCTCGTGGACGATGTTCACAAGCTTTGGAATGTTCAGCTTACCGGGTCACGGGTCATCGGAGCACCCGAATACTGCCACGCGAATTTCACCAAGTACTTCACAGACTCGTTCTGGTTCGACCCGATTTTGCCCCGGGTATTCGGGTCAAGAAACCCGTGTTACTTCAATACGGGTGTAATGGTGATGGATTTGGAGAAATGGAGGGAAGGTAATTACAGAATGAAGATAGAGAGTTGGATGAAATTACAGAAAAGGACAAGGATTTATGAGCTGGGTTCATTGCCACCATTTCTGTTGGTTTTTGGTGGAAATGTTGAGCCAATTGACCATAAATGGAACCAACATGGGCTCGGTGGGGATAATGTGAAGGGCTCGTGTAGGTCACTGCACCCTGGTCCGGTGAGCCTATTGCATTGGAGTGGAAAGGGGAAGCCGTGGGTTCGGCTCGATGAGAAGAAACCTTGTCCCTTGGATTATCTTTGGGAACCTTATGATTTGTACAAGCCAATCAGCAGAACCAAGTGA